The Cucurbita pepo subsp. pepo cultivar mu-cu-16 chromosome LG18, ASM280686v2, whole genome shotgun sequence nucleotide sequence GTTCTTGAGagaattaataacaatgcatATAAAATTAACCTTCCTCGAGAACTTTGAATAgtagattaaattatttggatgaagaatatttcaaaaaaatgggaagaaaaaatttagaaaactttttatttttaatttcataaggTTGATATCTGAAAGAATAAGGAACACTCACTTAAGGTAATATCGgggaaggagaagagaaagaatgaaGGCAATAGCGGGTCAGGAGTtcaagcaagcaagaaagtCAGCCAGTTCCGTAGACTCTCTCTCAAGAATGAATCTTTCGTCTTTCAAAGCAGctaattcatttcttcttgATTTCACAGTAAAGGATCTCTCATTTATGTTTCGTCTTGACTTCTTGCCTGTTCAGTCGAGAGTTGAGCCTTAGTTTACGGTTACAGTTCGTGTTTGAAGGTGAAGGAGAGAGAGGGGAAGTAGCTCTTACTCGGTTTCTTCCTATTCCTCTTTTCTTACCgtgaaagaagggaataaAACCAAACAAAGATAAAGCTAGAAAAGAAAGACTGAGACAGAGAGGAGGTAACCAACCTTTGAAGGAGCGAAGCTGGGAGACAAAATAAAGCGAATGAGCGAAACTGCGAAaccgagagggagaggagcgaagctgGGAGACCGACAGGCGCAGGAGTTCCATCAGGGACAGTAAATTCATTAGCTACTGAACAACCAACCAACCCATTTATTTACCGAGTTGACAGTTCGGGAAAGAAGGAGCGAGCAAACAAACCTCAACACCTATTCTATATTACCAAGTGAAAGAAGGCAGAATCATGGTCGTTAATTAAATCATGGTCAGAAACTACTTGACTTTCATagagagactataaatacttaCAAATTGTtaggtaaaaattaaaattttcgagTTGAGACATTCATTTTTCGAGTTTAGACGTTCCCCATCAGAAATCCGACATCTTTGTAGTTTCATGCAATTTTGTGAATTGTAGAGTTCATTGTGGacatttttgtcatttctaagtttcatgcaattttGTGGATTGTAGAGTCGAGTTCAATTGTGGAgtaactcaatttagaacaaagtTCCGAAGCAAGAACAAGGTTCAATCTAATTCTAGCTTGATTGgggttaatttctttgattacaAAGGCCTCTAGTCAATCTGGAGTGTTCCCTACCTTGATGCTTTCTTTGCTTCTGTAGCTCCGTGCCTGCCGCCCCTGACAAACTTTCTTTTCTGTCTAACTATCGAGATCTCTTGCTCGGTGTGCCTAACAAGAATAATATTCTACAACACAACAAGCAATTCATTGATTTTCAAACTGACCCATTTACTATCTATTATTTGATTGACTATATATTGCAATGGCTGAAGAGTCAAATGTTTTGGCAATTCCTGATGCGGGGATGAATCaagataattttaaatcagTGCTCTCgattttttttcatcctttGCTGTAATAATATCTCGGGGTTTGCAACGATAACTTGCTATATCCACTATAGAACCATTAACTAAAATATGTCTATGATTAACTAATTGGCGGGCTTGAGGAATAGTCGAAGCCATACCCAATCGAAAAAGGATGTTATCCAAACGCATTTCAAGTAATTGTAGTAAAACTTGACCCGTTGATCCTTTGGCTTTTCCGGCGATACGAACGTATTTAAGTAATTGTCGTTCTGTAAGACCATAATGAAAACGCNATCCACTATAGAACCATTAACTAAAATATGTCTATGATTAACTAATTGGTGGGCTTGAGGCATAGTCGAAGCCATACTCAATCGAAAAAGTGCCTTTATCACTCCTACGGATGGTACAAAAGCCATCAAGATGGTATAAATGGATCTATACATAAAATTCCATGCTTTTATATTCAACCCGATGAAGTTAGACCATTTTCTAAGTTTATCAACTCATACAATTGTTCATTCAACTACATTTTGTTATCAACAAAACCTGTACTacaatcaatttttatatctCAATCCCCTGCAAACAGTTTTCAATTGTATCAATACAGAATCCGATCGATTTCCCCAACGCCATAACTTTTGCGAGTATTGATCTTGTTTCGCTATGTCGAGACATTATAAATGCCGTGTTCATCGCAGCCCATTTCAAATGGCGATCAGCATCAGAGTTTGGAAGGCCAAGCCATATAAGAACACTCTCCAGCTATTGCAAATAAGAATATGAAATAGGTActagaaaatggaaaacaagGGGAGAAAATCATAAGGAAAGGAATTGTTTTACCTTGAGAATATCTGCTAGATGGCCATCAGACTTTCCAGCAACTAGAAGCTCAGCTGCTAAACCTCCTAATATTACACATGAAAACTGCTTCAATTTCTGAAAACACCAAAGGAAAACAAGATTCTGTTCAAAAAACTTCTCTAGTAATTCCCCAAGTCACAAGTTATTCAAGATAATCAGACCATTCCTCTATTTCAGGAATTCGATTGAATATCAGTCTTCGAGTTGGGTTTGTTTCCCAGCTTCGAATGCAGTCTAATGAACGACTACGGTTGTTTTAAGAATAGGATAAgtaaaaacaactttaaagaagaaaacagaacgACCGGttgaaaaatagttgaagttttattaaatttcaattctaaaCAACAAACAACTATCAAAGAGTACTTAATTTTCGATGTTTTATCTTTCTCAAAAGATTGGATGTGTGGGATCCCaggtcggttggagaggggaacaaaacattaattaaagggcgcgtggaaacctctcactaacaGACACaatttaaaaccgtgaggttgacgacgatacataatgggcaaaactggacaatatctacgagCGATGGGCTTAAGCTATTATAGTTGGCATCAAAGCTAGACGTCAGACAATATGGCAGCAGGATGTTAGGCCCCTAAGGGAGGTGAAATGTCAAGACAGTGTGGCAgcgaggggaacaaaacatacttataagggtgtgaaaacctctcgcTAAAGAACGCgctttaaaaccatgagactgacgtagtagagctagacactagacGGTATGGCAGCAAaggcctccaaggggggtgTGGAATGTGAGGAcggtgaggacgctggccctaaggggtggattgtgagatcccacatggattggagaggggaacaaaacattacttataagggtgtgaaaacctctcactaacGAACGTgctttaaaaccgtgagactgacgacgatacataacgggctaaaacaaacaatatctactagcggtgggcttggactattataGTTGGTagtagagctagacactagacGGTATGGCAGCGAAGGcctcccaaggggggtggaacGTAAGGATGgtgaggacgctagccccaaggggtggattgtgagatcccatatagattggagaggggaatggtgtggaaacctctcactaacaaacgtgttttaaaactgtgaggctgacaacgatacataatgggccaaagtggacaatacctGCTAGGCGTGGAATACAAACTCATTCAAACGGGTCAAAACCAACTAACAAAAAAGTCATTAAAGGCGATAGCATACAAAGTAAGAAGTGAACTTTTCACCGTTGAGGAAATTGTGCCTTTATTTTCCTGTCTGCCTTTATTTTCCTGCATGATACAGAACAGATTAGAGCTTTAGAAATCAGGattaatacattaaaatgAGGCAACAGTTATTCAATCGTAATGGAAACATAGAAATTATATGTGAAGAAATCTCACCCTCTTAtgcaaattttttatatcagCATTTTCCACCAAAATCTTAATTGAATCAATCTGCATGGAGAGTCGATCAGAATGAACATTAGTTTCGCTTCAAAATCTTTTacaaaaccttgaagggataATATTGAATGATAtaatctcacattgattggggaggagaggAGTACggaacaccctttataaggatgtggaaacctctccctaacagacgttttaaaaaccttgaggggaaacttgaaacggaaagtctaaagaggactaTAACCGCCccgatccaccgctagcagatattgtcctctttggattttcccttttgggcttcccctcaagactttaaaacgcatctactaggggaaggattccacacccttataaagggtgttttgttctcctccttaACCAATGtggtgttagacgaacacgactccccacaatggtatgatattgtccactttgagcataagctctcatggctttgctttgggcttccccaagaggcctcataccaatggagttagtatttctcacttataaacccatgatcattccctaaattagccaatgtgggacttccatcatccaacacctcccctcgatcAAAGtgcacctccccttaatcgaggctcgacttctttggagtcttagtcattttttactgccttcgacttttcttttggagttctttgttcgatatttgaggatttaccaatctattggcacgactaagtttagggcatggctctgataccatgttaaacgaacacgactctccataatggtatgatgttgtccactttgagcataagctctcatggctttgctttgggcttccccaaaaggcctcataccaataaagttagtattcctcacttataaacccatgatcatttccctaaattagccgatgtgggacttccatcgtCCAAcatgtggaacatcacaagGACAATATTCGCTAGCGGTGTGCTCAAACCATCAAACCATTACATAACATTGATaatctatcatatttctttgAAACAGTGAGGAGGCAAAACCAAAACGTGCCTTAAAGTGGATTTTGTAAGAAGCCTTATAGATCAAATATATGAAGGAAGAACCAAGAACTTCATGAAAAGGATCGTACCTCCccaagaaattcaaaaccaacaaatgaaacatttcCTTCAGCAAATCTATTCTGTCTCAGAGCTTGAATGCTTGGCACCTCATATTGTTTTGGAAGAACACCCATGAGATAGCCAACGAGAAAATGTCCAGCTTCATGCTGCCACGCATAATCCAAACTTCCAATTATAAACTCGAACTCACAAACAATAGTGGAAACATCCATGAAAGAATCAGTAAATTTAGCTCACTTTACTTGTGCACATATGAGgtgttcttcttcctcacaGCGAGAAGGATATCTACCTTCAGCAATTAAACTCTCTAGCTTTTCAGCAGAGATCTATAAGAGAACGAACGGATGAATGATGAGGCATCAAATTTTCAGAATCAAAAACTTGCATAATAAGAAGCAGGGAATGTACCTGAAGACATGGCTGAATTGAATCCAGAATCGAATCCACCAATGGTTGGAGGGATAAATTATCCATTGCCGAAGGCCTCTTGGTTATCTACGCCATTTTCAGTAAGATTTCGAAGATAGAAAGGATCGAAATCAACGATGCTTTGACAGAGAGAGATGAACCTGTTTGGCGGCACCGAAAGCACGAAGGCCGTAGGGTTTCCCCTGCAACTGCTTGACCAACGAAAGAGCGGATTTGTATTGACGCTTCGACAGCGCTCGATCCACAAGCTTCAGAGCACGACGTCGTTTGGCTGCACCATCACCGGAATCGCCTCGTTTCGCGGACGAAATGACGTCTCCAGTCACCGGAATCCTCCGATGAAACTCAAGGTTGAAGGTGAAATCGCAATCCGCAGCAGTGAAGAACATATCTCTTCCGTTTGGCGTTTCccgagaaagaaaatggaaaagaaattaatccACGACCCAAATTTAGttgttgattatttatttatttatttatttattattattattatttttatttatttatttatttattattattattattattattaaaaaaaattaaatataaaaaatttaaatattctttctaATAATCTATTGTAACCCTAGTTTTAGATTTGTTAAATGGATTAAACTCAATCTCtatacatatttaaatgattAGTTCACTCATTatctaacaattggtatcagagctaacaattggtatcgatcctaacattgtattttctctctcatgttctttatattcatcttgatcgagtgtgtgttgttgagtgatcctaacaattggtatcagagctaacaactagtatcgatcctaacattgtattttctctctcatgttctttatattcatcttgatcgagtgtgtgttgttgagtgatcctaacaattggtatcagagctaacaactagtatcgatcctaacattgtattttctctctcatgttctttatattcatcttgatcgagtgtgtgttgttgagtgatcctaacaattggtatcagagctaacaactagtatcgatcctaacattgtattttctctctcatgttctttatattcatcttgatcgagtgtgtgttgttgagtgatcctaacaattggtatcagagctaacaactagtatcgatcctaacattgtattttctctctcatgttctttatattcatcttgatcgagtgtgtgtgttgttgagtgatcctaacaattggtatcagagctaacaacgggtatcgatcctaacattgtattttctctctcatgttCTTTATATTCATCTTGATCAAGTGTGTACGTTGTTGAgtgatcctaacaattggtatcaaagctaacaactggtattGATCCTAACAATTCAATCGAACGagatatttctattttaatttactaaaaattCAATCGAACTAAAaccgagaaaaaaaatgatcgcTTCTATTCAAAGTACCGAGTATTATAGATCAATCCAACGACCACCAAGAATATAAGCTCTTGTTTATGTTTAGAAGTCCAAAAAGAAGCTAACTTTACAAACATGGTGACCAAAATAGAATAGGGATGGATAAACATGGGAAGATTAGAAATGAGATGAATTTAGTGGGTTACCTACATGGCAGATGAAGATGAAGTCCTCTCCATTTCTCTACCCCAAATTCCTCGGTGATCTTCTAAGTATCATTGTTTCTCTTTCAACGCCAATCTTCCCATGTTTCTTCACACTCTCCGTTCCTCCATTTTCATGAACTGCGCTGCTTTCCTTCTGTGACGATACCCCATTTTGATACCCATGGTCGTTAATATTAGGGGGAAGAGCTGCAGGGTCTAATTCAAATGACCCTTTTGGAACGCCTTCTCCTTCCTTTCCAGTCATTCTAACCGAAGGGATTTGATGAGAGAATCTGTACAGCTCGTTGGGTGGGATGTTAATGGAGTTTAGTCTATGCTTCTCACTAGTCTGAAACAAACAGACAAAGCCCTTGACCTTGTCCATGAAAGCAACCGAGATGCCAACATCTTCGTCATAATCTCCCAAGATCTCAACGAATTGATACACAAAAGCTGTGTGTTTTTCAGGGTTAGAGCTCCATTTAATGTCCCAATCCTTGAAAACAGCCCATGTTTCTCCTTTTCTGGGATACATGAAGAAAGAATTCTTGAATCCCCCCCGCTTGGGGCAATGCACTAAATGAGAGAACATGGGAAGATCAGCTGTTACCTCAGTTTCTCCTATTGTGTACTTCCCGCATGCTACCGGCAATTCTGCATCACTccattcaatttcatctttgTCATCTGGGTTTGGTTCGAACCAGGTAAACTGGAGCTTGAATTCTGGGGAGAACACTTTTCTAATGCGGGCGTAAAATCTTGGCATGCCATCAATGATGTCATATATAGCCCATACCTGATTGACTGCAAAACAAGCTTCCACTTTATCCTTGTCGAAATCGCTAAACTCAGGATCTGCACATACCAAAACATGTACTCCTTTCAAGTCTGTGTTGGGCTTGAGTTCATGTTTGATGCCCTTGGCATAACCATCAATAGTTCCATGACGAACAGAAGAGTTGTTCATCTTCTCTTTCAAGTCTGCTGATTTTCGTTGTCTCTTCCTGTTTTCAGTCTTGGTTGGAGGCTTTTTCGTGCTTGTTGCTGTATTGGATTTGGGCTTAACGTTACCTCCCTGTCTATCTTCCACATCCACATGTTGGGACTTCTGTTTTTTTCCAGCGTTGGCATTCAAATCAACT carries:
- the LOC111779959 gene encoding uncharacterized protein LOC111779959 isoform X2, translated to MFFTAADCDFTFNLEFHRRIPVTGDVISSAKRGDSGDGAAKRRRALKLVDRALSKRQYKSALSLVKQLQGKPYGLRAFGAAKQITKRPSAMDNLSLQPLVDSILDSIQPCLQISAEKLESLIAEGRYPSRCEEEEHLICAQHEAGHFLVGYLMGVLPKQYEVPSIQALRQNRFAEGNVSFVGFEFLGEENKGRQENKGTISSTKLKQFSCVILGGLAAELLVAGKSDGHLADILKLESVLIWLGLPNSDADRHLKWAAMNTAFIMSRHSETRSILAKVMALGKSIGFCIDTIENCLQGIEI
- the LOC111779959 gene encoding uncharacterized protein LOC111779959 isoform X1; amino-acid sequence: MFFTAADCDFTFNLEFHRRIPVTGDVISSAKRGDSGDGAAKRRRALKLVDRALSKRQYKSALSLVKQLQGKPYGLRAFGAAKQITKRPSAMDNLSLQPLVDSILDSIQPCLQISAEKLESLIAEGRYPSRCEEEEHLICAQHEAGHFLVGYLMGVLPKQYEVPSIQALRQNRFAEGNVSFVGFEFLGEIDSIKILVENADIKNLHKRENKGRQENKGTISSTKLKQFSCVILGGLAAELLVAGKSDGHLADILKLESVLIWLGLPNSDADRHLKWAAMNTAFIMSRHSETRSILAKVMALGKSIGFCIDTIENCLQGIEI
- the LOC111779951 gene encoding uncharacterized protein LOC111779951; the encoded protein is MDCNMEEAIKAMKIAEKKMEISDFIGAKKMAQAAHKLFPSLENITQLLTVCEIHCSAQNRIYGTENDWYGILQIDQSADETIIKKQYRKLALLLHPDKNKFAGAEAAFKLVGEANRLLSDRSKRMLYDRKYGAARRNIAPSKSSHDQRNGFNNQASGAAKGYSSGGNSYMPPQPQPQPQPQQAFWTCCPFCNVRYQYLKCYLNTMLRCQNCGGGFIPRDLSSETMPRTSHHANIPQKKAGASKSAPQNKHGSDKKSRDRSAGVDLNANAGKKQKSQHVDVEDRQGGNVKPKSNTATSTKKPPTKTENRKRQRKSADLKEKMNNSSVRHGTIDGYAKGIKHELKPNTDLKGVHVLVCADPEFSDFDKDKVEACFAVNQVWAIYDIIDGMPRFYARIRKVFSPEFKLQFTWFEPNPDDKDEIEWSDAELPVACGKYTIGETEVTADLPMFSHLVHCPKRGGFKNSFFMYPRKGETWAVFKDWDIKWSSNPEKHTAFVYQFVEILGDYDEDVGISVAFMDKVKGFVCLFQTSEKHRLNSINIPPNELYRFSHQIPSVRMTGKEGEGVPKGSFELDPAALPPNINDHGYQNGVSSQKESSAVHENGGTESVKKHGKIGVERETMILRRSPRNLG